TTTTCTCCCCACGCACAGATCAGTGGTATGTTCGACAACGGCTACcagcggcgcagcagcagccgggggCAGGGCCCGGCAGGACGGGGGCACAGTCGGGGCgagcatcaccatcaccacagccaccaccaccgctacACCgggcatcaccaccaccggcactaCTGCCAAACccactactaccaccaccggtccCGTACGGTCGGGCAGTCAGGCGGCCAGCGGAGCGGCTCCCGGGTCCAGCATGTCGCCGTCGATGGacgcccgacggcggcggaggcggcgccgggtccggggccgacCGCGGCCAACCCCGCGGTCATCATCGCGAACCCTCCccgaccgccggcggcggtggccaccttcACGACCCTCGGGACAGCAGCCGGCAATAGCGGAGGTGGCGggggcggccgccggtgcacgTTCGCCCCGGTCGGATCCGACACCACCATGCCTCACCGTGCCGCCTCCcgcagccaccagcagctgcggCGTCAGCAGACCTCCTTCGAGCTGCTCGAACAGCGGCGTTACCGGCTCGAACGGACGCTTGGATCACCGCCGCCCGCAAACCCGACGGTGGCGCGTCACCGCTCCTTCGCCGACTAGTGTGCAGCGAGCGGCAGGAAGGAGGAAGCGTGGCCGGGTATACAGGGACGAAGGACACCGTTTGCTCAATTACCGCACCCGGAAGTAGACGCGGAGGTCTTGCGCGAATCGTGCAGTTGCGGGTGATTTCCACTACGCGGCGGAGCGAATTTCCCGCCAGTCCGCGTTAGATAGCTCAATATCCTGGTGTGCTCGTGTCATACTCCCACGCGGCCCAAAACCGGGGACAGATCTGGGCCGGAACTCCACTATAGGTTAGGCATATCCTCTCTGGGTTGTCAGTCGATCACCGTCTGACTGGCCAATGCTCTCGGCCCCAGGGCACCCCCCTGGGTCGGTCCGGGgtccgcttccgtttcctcTTCGTTTATCATATAATGCTAATTGTGTGGGGCTCTGTAAACACAACCATACCCAGCCCCCCCCAGACACACTCCCTGCGGTCGGCCGTTCTTGAGAAAAACCGTCGCCGCTGGAAccatcgaaccggaagtgcccgAACTGCTGCGGGGCTCGGTTCGAACCGTTTTCCGGATGGCACGAGCGATCGACCGCCCGTAGCCCCCGCGACCCAATTTCCAAAGGCTGCCCAGTGGAACCacaccgtggtggtggagcgAAAGTTTGATCCGAACGcaaggaaaagaagaaaatcccGAGGCCCCCGCCTTGTTGAGGGGCgatgggggtgggggggggtcATCTAAAAGGTGACCTAAAGTCTGCTTACTAATTTGGCAATTTACGAGAAGCAATTTCGCatcgctctatctctctctcccctgctctctctctctctctctctctctctttctgtctctccaTCTGTCTGCGCTGTGGTTGAGTTTCCTCGCCGTCTTGATGATGAGTTATACATCAAGCGCGTCTAGTCGCACGGAAACTGTTGCTGTGGGAAGCTAAAGTGTCCTGGCATTGGTCCCAGGTGGCCCCAGGAGCCAGGAAGCGCAGCTCGCCCCCACCCAAACGGTTAACGCAGGTTGTGAATGACGACCTCAACTCTTCAGCCAGGTCGGCCACACAGCCCTGAAGCAATATCTGGAGCACCGTCGATAGCCAACAGGCAGAAGGTTGTTGTCCTAGTGCCGCCTGTAGAGCGTAATCCCTACTACAGGTTGTAGTTCCGCCGAGAGCCAGATTTTggaaacaaccaaacaaaacctaTCTATTCAACACTCGCGATAGGGCATTTTCAGCAGGAAGGATGTTAGCGTACTTCAAAAGATGTGTACATAAACGTGTACATGTACTGATTGCCGTGTCTCGTAACTAATGCAACATGTAAATACATACTCCGAGTAGAACCGCTTGATCGTTGTGCtggtctctctccctccctctctctctctctctctctctctttctctctgtctctctctctcactttttctctctcgttctaaACTATGCTTTCTGGATTGATTCTGGTTCGATTCGAGATACATCCCAAATTCCTAACCAGCATCTACCGGTAACGGTCCAGTCCAGGCAAAAACTCTTGGGCGCTACCCGTTGACAACTTGTCAACAGCATCCTATCCTGGAGCCACACTCTCTGTGGGATCCTGCGACATCCCGGATAAGTAAAGGTTGTTTAATCACACCACCGCTTGCTATGTTGTGATTTTTCCCGAACGAAGTAAAGGCGCAATgcagaacagagagagagagggagagagagagaaagagagataggaacagagtgagagagagagagagagagttcaccGTGTTGAGGCCCTACGGTTTGGGCTATATCCTCTGTAAAACGGCCCGTTTCGACCCATAATGTACACCTCTAGTCATCTATGTTTTCTAGAGCTCTCATGGAAAACAGAATTTTTATAACTCTTTTTATGTGATAAACGTAGCAAGTACAGCCACCTACTCAATTGTAACTGTTCATTAAGTGTAAGAAACCGTAAGCTGAAACATGTATACAAAGATTTATGTAATATATACACAAGGACTATGTTACGAAGCAAGCGAGACCGAGGGGAAtacaaagagaaaaaagagagaaagagagagaaagagagagaaagagagagagagaaagagaaggagaagaaagtatgtagaagtagaagaagagagtatataaataataaaaccagtAGAAACGATGTGTGGCAAAAAGTAAAGCTCGAAAGCGTTGTCGGCGTGGTGCGATGCCTAAGGATGGGTTGAGAAGTTGAGAAACGGTCATGCCTGGCCCAGGGTGACCATCAGGTAAGCAGCGGTAGATCGGATCGCGAGGGTGACTAATCAGGACGTTCTTGACGAGGGTGACTAATTTAGTACCAGGACAGCAGCTCGGGTCGGAACATGATGTTCGATTAATTCAGCGGCACCCGCAGTACATCatcgccgaagccgaagcgtgATCCTCACAGGAGCCAATCCGTACTCGTCCGGGCAGGCAGGCGTCAACGCGCGCTGCTTCGAGGTTTTGTCTCCCCCTCGCCGAATTTGGAAGGGGATCCCGCCAAAGCCCGTAGCCCCGAGCCCTATCTAAAGCGAGGAATGAGAGGCCTTGCCCCGCCCTGGGAGGCTGGGAGGCTGGGAGAAATTACTACGAATGAGCATAGCCGAAAACAGGCCGGAGTTAATACAGCTCTggcgcccgcagcagcacttctttttgtggcccatttttcttacGCCCGgagggcaaaagaaaacccctaTTGTGCGGCGTGGGGCCCAATAATAGCACTCGATGCAAAGCCCCCTTGTGTTCCCGGGGGCCGCAGGGCCCACCGCAGGGTGCTCACTCATGTTCCGTCCAtattggtttctttttgtcgaatttccattgtttcttttgtccCATCTCCCAGCCTCAGATGggtgttttatattttgccAAGGGGTTAGGATGCGCCACTCTTCAAATGGaacataaaacggaaacggatgcaACAGAGCAGCAGTGTGCGCTGACTGCCCCTAGGAGTCGGGAACACTCAACGccgaaaacaaagcaacaaaccaaacaacgtCTCTTTGAGCTTGGCG
This region of Anopheles cruzii unplaced genomic scaffold, idAnoCruzAS_RS32_06 scaffold01096_ctg1, whole genome shotgun sequence genomic DNA includes:
- the LOC128276394 gene encoding forkhead box protein B2-like — protein: MATLMASSSSISGMFDNGYQRRSSSRGQGPAGRGHSRGEHHHHHSHHHRYTGHHHHRHYCQTHYYHHRSRTVGQSGGQRSGSRVQHVAVDGRPTAAEAAPGPGPTAANPAVIIANPPRPPAAVATFTTLGTAAGNSGGGGGGRRCTFAPVGSDTTMPHRAASRSHQQLRRQQTSFELLEQRRYRLERTLGSPPPANPTVARHRSFAD